The following coding sequences lie in one Apium graveolens cultivar Ventura chromosome 3, ASM990537v1, whole genome shotgun sequence genomic window:
- the LOC141714612 gene encoding uncharacterized protein LOC141714612, with protein sequence MTSKDKEETTTKHREAKDENGYSDPLFLENSDNANIPLGNVIFNGENFLNWSRNIKLALGSKNKLGFLEGKVKKPDSNDAKYALWIRNDYMLRGWLCRSMNEKISNSFTYIDSVERLWNELKERYAETNAPLLYSLKKQVKILEQENMSISEYYFKLKQVWDEIQDIEGLLKCTCAAMKKCTGNLLKKFVEIQERNKVIDFVMGLNKRNENITGNIMAMEPLPTLNRAFHLVQQAEKQNQVAENQYVGEAGAFIVGRMNQGKNFSGA encoded by the coding sequence ATGACATCAAAAGACAAAGAAGAAACGACAACAAAACACAGAGAAGCAAAGGATGAGAATGGATACTCAGATCCACTCTTTCTAGAAAACTCAGACAATGCTAACATACCATTGGGAAATGTTATCTTCAATGGTGAAAACTTTCTCAACTGGAGCCGAAACATAAAGCTGGCTTTAGGATCCAAGAATAAGCTGGGATTTCTGGAAGGAAAAGTAAAGAAACCAGATTCCAATGATGCAAAATATGCCCTCTGGATAAGAAATGATTACATGCTAAGAGGTTGGCTATGTAGATCTATGAATGAAAAAATTTCCAACAGTTTCACTTATATAGATTCTGTAGAAAGACTATGGAATGAGCTGAAGGAAAGGTATGCAGAGACTAATGCCCCTCTCTTGTATTCTTTAAAGAAACAAGTCAAAATTTTGGAACAAGAAAACATGTCTATTTCTGAGTATTATTTTAAGCTCAAACAGGTCTGGGATGAAATACAGGATATAGAAGGACTTCTGAAATGCACATGTGCAGCAATGAAGAAATGCACTGGTaaccttttaaagaagtttgtGGAAATTCAAGAAAGAAACAAGGTTATAGATTTTGTGATGGGCTTGAACAAGAGGAATGAAAACATAACTGGAAATATCATGGCCATGGAGCCTTTGCCAACTCTAAACAGGGCATTTCATCTTGTACAACAAGCTGAGAAACAGAATCAAGTAGCTGAAAATCAATATGTAGGAGAAGCAGGTGCTTTTATTGTTGGAAGGATGAATCAAGGTAAGAATTTCTCGGGTGCATAG